The genomic DNA CCGCGCTCTTTCTGCGGTGCTAAGAGGCGTCAAAAGAACCCATAACGCCTATAACGCTCATAGTGCCCTTGCAAGCGGAGTCTTCTTGTGCCGGGACCGGCCGAAGGATACATTGCCTGAACGTTCCTTGAACGTAAGGAGGAAACCTTGGCCTTCCTCACTGTTTTTTCCAACAAGGGCGTCTCTTTCGGTCTATTTCACTCATTAATTAATTGCTGTTTTTTCTTATTCTCAATTATTTAGCAATTGATTAAGTACTGTAATTAATCTATTATCGAAACATTTATATATGGGTTGTCCTAATAGACTATTGTTATACAAAATAGTATACTGGTTTGGATGGGGTTTCTCGACGAGAACCCAACAATCCCGGCGACAACCCCCACCCGTCCCAACAGAGACGACACAGAGCAACAGCAACAACGACCGACAACGCCCCCCGTAGCCCCCACCACAAGGAGGGCGACAAGGGCACCACCAACGACAACAGACAACAACCATGGAACAAGAAAACTTGTTCACAGCGAGCAAATGGGACATTCTCAAACTGCTTGCAGAGCAGGCCCGCTCCCCCATAGAACTGGCGAGAATAGCCAACACCTCCGTCGCAAACATTAGCCAGCAACTACGACTTCTGGAAATGGCGGGCCTGGTCTCTAGCAAGCGCGTCCCCAACCGGGACAAAGGCCAACCACGCGTCCTCTACTCCCTCGCAGGCAACTACTCCTACCTCATCGCCACCACCAGCGACTTCGTCGACAAAAAACTGCTCCAACTGAGCATGTACAACAAAGTCATCCTCCGCATCTGGTTCCTTGACAATCCAAAA from Candidatus Woesearchaeota archaeon includes the following:
- a CDS encoding ArsR family transcriptional regulator, yielding MEQENLFTASKWDILKLLAEQARSPIELARIANTSVANISQQLRLLEMAGLVSSKRVPNRDKGQPRVLYSLAGNYSYLIATTSDFVDKKLLQLSMYNKVILRIWFLDNPKQRYFLEKLFWNLEEHLPTIEELHVETTTENPLRILIVTNPQALHKAQTTFQPLTLASPAGETCQVFFDCITREDPKPEGTWYT